Within Sphingomonas piscis, the genomic segment AACAGGTTGAGGATGTCGGTGCCGTCGGCCCGCGCGCTCATCCAATCCCATTGGGGCGCCATGTCTGGGAAGAAGGCGAGGTGGCGAAACGGCGTCAGCGACGCGTTGAAGCGAACGGCGCCGCGTTCCAGCGGCCACTCGCGGGCTACCGGGCGATGGTGGACCCAGCGCCCTCCGCCCTCCTCGTCAGCACCGGGCAGAAAGGTGGCGTGGGGGTCCCAGTCCGAATTCGCCGGCGCCCACATCGCCTGCGGTTCGGGGCGGACGACACGCACGTCGCCGTAGCGCTCATACTTGCGTCCATCGCCGCAATCGATCAGCCCATAGTCGGCCCAGGGTTCGGCGATGATGGTGGACAGTGCGCTCATGCGGCGCGGGCTGCGGGCATGCCGATCGTCGCCCGCGCCATCGGACCGGACAGAAGGTCTGCCGCCGCTTCCCCCAATTGGTCGAGAGTAACGGCATCAAGCTCCGCCAGAACCTCGTCGACGCTCTTCACCCGTCCGTAGGTCGCGAGCTGCCGCGCGGCATAGCCAGCGCGTCCCCAGCTGGTCTCGAGATTCATCAGCAGCCCGGCGCGCGCCTGGTTGCGGGCGCGGCTCAGCTCCCGCTCGGTGATATCGGAAGCTGCGGCGGCGATAACATCGCTTATCAGTTGTGCCGCGGCTGGACCGTCGCGCCGTGCCGTGGCGGCATGGACGTAGAAGATGCCGGTCTCCCGGTAGGATTGCAGCGATGCGCTGACCGAATAGGCGAGGCCGCGCTGCTCGCGAACCTCCTGGAACAGGCGGGAGGATGCGCCGCCGCCGACGATGTCCGCGAATAATCGGGCGGGAAGCGCTTGCGGCGTGCCGATAGCAGGACCTTCGAAGGCGAACGTCAGGTGAGCCTGCTCGCTCGGCGTTCGGCCGACGCGAGTTCCGCCGGTGAAGCTCGCGAGTTCACCCGTCGGGTCGACGGCGCTGGGGAGGGGTGAGAAAAGGCGCTCCGCGGCGGCAGTGACCTCGTCATGATCGACCTTTCCGGCCACGGACAGGATCAGCCGGTCGCCGCTGTAATGGCGGTCGCGCCACTGCCGGAGGTCGTCGGCGCTGATCGCATTGACGCTGGCTTCGGACCCGAGGATCGATCGTCCGAGCGGCTGGTCGGCGAATGCGGCGGACCAGAGTTCGTCGAAGATGATGTCGGAGGGAGTGTCCTCGGCCTCTGCCAACTCTTGCAGAACAACCTGCTTCTCCCGATCGAGATC encodes:
- a CDS encoding M16 family metallopeptidase, translated to MITKLSNGLTVCTQSMPGVETAALTLLADCGSQHEPAALNGMAHLYEHMVFKGAGTRSAREISEAIEDVGGELNACTERDATSFTASVMAEHVPLALELLADLIVRPHFNAEDLDREKQVVLQELAEAEDTPSDIIFDELWSAAFADQPLGRSILGSEASVNAISADDLRQWRDRHYSGDRLILSVAGKVDHDEVTAAAERLFSPLPSAVDPTGELASFTGGTRVGRTPSEQAHLTFAFEGPAIGTPQALPARLFADIVGGGASSRLFQEVREQRGLAYSVSASLQSYRETGIFYVHAATARRDGPAAAQLISDVIAAAASDITERELSRARNQARAGLLMNLETSWGRAGYAARQLATYGRVKSVDEVLAELDAVTLDQLGEAAADLLSGPMARATIGMPAARAA